One Triticum dicoccoides isolate Atlit2015 ecotype Zavitan chromosome 5B, WEW_v2.0, whole genome shotgun sequence genomic window carries:
- the LOC119312726 gene encoding ammonium transporter 3 member 2-like — translation MSVPVAYQGNTSAAVADWLNKGDNAWQLTASTLVGLMSVPGMVVLYGGVVKKKWAVNSAFMALYAFAAVWICWVVWAYNMSFGEELLPFWGKAGPALDQAFLVGRASLPATAHYRADGTLETAMVEPYFPMATVVYFQCVFAAITLILVAGSLLGRMSFLAWMLFVPLWLTFSYTVGAFSVWGGGFLFQWGVIDYCGGYVIHIPAGVAGFTAAYWVGPRTKKDRESFPPNNILFALTGAGLLWMGWAGFNGGGPYAANVDSSMAILNTNICTAASLIVWTCLDAVFFKKPSVVGAVQAVITGLVCITPGAGVVQGWAALVMGVLAGSIPWYTMMVLHKRSKLLQHVDDTLGVIHTHGVAGLLGGVLTGLFAEPNLCNLFLPVTNSQGAFYGGTGGAQLGKQIAGALFVIGWNVVVTSIICVVIRLVVPLRMPEEKLAIGDDAVHGEEAYALWGDGEHYDDTKHGTEHSAAVAPV, via the exons ATGTCGGTGCCGGTGGCGTACCAGGGGAACACGTCGGCGGCGGTGGCCGACTGGCTGAACAAGGGCGACAACGCGTGGCAGCTGACGGCGTCCACGCTGGTGGGCCTCATGAGCGTGCCGGGCATGGTGGTGCTGTACGGCGGCGTGGTGAAGAAGAAGTGGGCGGTCAACTCCGCCTTCATGGCGCTCTACGCCTTCGCCGCCGTCTGGATCTGCTGGGTCGTCTGGGCCTACAACATGTCCTTCGGCGAGGAGCTGCTCCCGTTCTGGGGCAAGGCCGGCCCGGCGCTCGACCAGGCCTTCCTCGTCGGCCGCGCCTCGCTCCCGGCCACCGCGCACTACCGCGCCGACGGCACGCTCGAGACGGCCATGGTGGAGCCCTACTTCCCCATGGCCACCGTCGTCTACTTCCAGTGCGTGTTCGCGGCCATCACGCTCATCCTGGTGGCGGGGTCGCTGCTGGGCCGCATGAGCTTTCTCGCCTGGATGCTCTTCGTGCCGCTCTGGCTCACCTTCTCCTACACCGTCGGCGCCTTCTCCGTCTGGGGCGGCGGCTTCCTTTTCCAGTGGGGCGTCATCGACTACTGCGGCGGCTACGTCATCCACATCCCCGCCGGAGTCGCCGGCTTCACCGCCGCGTACTGGGTCGGGCCAAGGACCAAGAAGGACCGGGAGAGCTTCCCGCCCAACAACATCCTGTTCGCGCTCACCGGCGCCGGGCTGCTGTGGATGGGGTGGGCCGGGTTCAACGGCGGCGGGCCGTACGCGGCCAACGTCGACTCGTCCATGGCCATCTTGAACACCAACATCTGCACGGCGGCGAGCCTCATCGTGTGGACCTGCCTCGACGCCGTCTTCTtcaagaagccctccgtggtcggcgCCGTCCAGGCCGTGATCACCGGACTCGTCTGCATCACGCCAGGCGCAG GTGTCGTGCAGGGTTGGGCGGCGCTGGTGATGGGGGTGCTGGCCGGCAGCATACCATGGTACACCATGATGGTGCTCCACAAGCGCTCCAAGCTCCTTCAACACGTCGACGACACCCTCGGCGTCATCCACACCCACGGCGTCGCCGGCCTGCTGGGCGGTGTCCTCACGGGCCTCTTCGCCGAGCCCAACCTCTGCAATCTATTCCTTCCGGTGACCAACTCCCAGGGCGCCTTCTACGGTGGTACCGGCGGGGCCCAGCTCGGGAAGCAGATCGCCGGAGCGCTTTTCGTGATCGGGTGGAACGTGGTCGTCACGTCCATTATCTGTGTTGTCATCCGCCTTGTCGTCCCGCTGCGCATGCCCGAGGAGAAGCTCGCCATTGGCGACGACGCCGTGCACGGTGAGGAGGCCTACGCATTGTGGGGCGATGGCGAGCACTACGATGACACCAAGCACGGCACTGAGCACAGTGCGGCCGTCGCGCCGGTGTGA
- the LOC119312727 gene encoding phosphoglycerate mutase-like protein AT74H — MAAATRCAPAPAASPRPRSRHRLRCRCCEDTLGVPRRRAQASSGAREQEQQQQQHYFPELRPLLYPAPPPRPRRIVLVRHGQSEGNVDEGAYTRVPDPLIGLTPKGQRQAEDCGRRLHRLLSSGHGDDEEEDGDDDWKVYFYVSPYRRTLETLRGVGRAFDARRIAGVREEPRIREQDFGNFQDREKMRVEKEIRRRYGRFFYRFPDGESAADVYDRITGFRETLRADIDIGRFQPPSPPGAPPAPEMNLVLVSHGLTLRVFLMRWYKWTVRQFEGLANLDNGGTLVMQTGEGGRYSLLVHHTVDELREFGLTDEMIDDQMWQRTARPGELNYNFITNGPSFFTHFS, encoded by the exons ATGGCGGCGGCCACCAGGTGCGCCCCGGCGCCAGCGGCGTCGCCGCGACCCCGGTCCCGGCACCGGCTGCGGTGCCGCTGCTGCGAGGACACGTTGGGCGTCCCGCGCCGCCGCGCGCAGGCGTCGTCCggagcgcgggagcaggagcagcagcagcagcagcactacTTCCCGGAGCTTCGCCCGCTGCTGTACccggcgccgccgccccggccgcggCGCATCGTGCTGGTGCGGCACGGGCAGAGCGAGGGGAACGTGGACGAGGGCGCCTACACGCGCGTCCCCGACCCGCTCATCGGCCTCACCCCCAAGGGACAACGCCAGGCCGAGGACTGCGGCCGCCGCCTGCACCGCCTCCTCTCCTCCGGCCACggagacgatgaggaggaggacggcgacgacgacTGGAAGGTCTACTTCTACGTGTCCCCGTACCGGCGCACCCTCGAGACGCTCCGCGGGGTCGGCCGCGCCTTCGACGCCCGCCGCATCGCCGGCGTCCGCGAGGAGCCCCGCATCCGCGAGCAGGACTTCG GGAACTTCCAGGACCGGGAGAAGATGCGGGTGGAGAAGGAGATCCGGCGGCGGTACGGGCGGTTCTTCTACCGGTTCCCGGACGGCGAGTCGGCGGCGGACGTGTACGATCGGATCACGGGCTTCCGGGAGACCCTCCGCGCCGACATCGACATCGGCCGTTTCCAGCCCCCCTCGCCGCCCGGTGCGCCGCCGGCGCCGGAGATGAACCTGGTGCTGGTGTCGCACGGACTGACGCTGCGGGTGTTCCTGATGCGGTGGTACAAGTGGACGGTGCGGCAGTTCGAGGGCCTGGCGAACCTGGACAACGGCGGCACGCTGGTGATGCAGACCGGCGAGGGCGGCCGATACAGCCTGCTGGTGCACCACACCGTGGACGAGCTGAGGGAGTTCGGGCTCACCGACGAGATGATCGACGACCAGATGTGGCAGCGGACAGCAAGACCCGGCGAGCTCAACTACAACTTCATCACCAACGGCCCCTCCTTCTTCACCCATTTCAGCTAG